Proteins from a genomic interval of Fusarium oxysporum Fo47 chromosome I, complete sequence:
- a CDS encoding cyclin-like protein, which produces MMPPNGSDAPAFEEDLSNILVCPECNISPPHLVEEFSSGDTVCEDCGMVVGSRIIDTRSEWRTFANDDQGGDDPSRVGGPQDEFVEGQQLATTVAFSETKAHKALSRTQNNTNQDKSQKGLMQAYKEIVSYCEAINMGTNVSNAAKHIFKLVDKHKFLKGKPQEAVIAGCIFIACRQNNVPRTFREIFNLTSVSKKEVGRVFKQLQSFLQKLQDQDGEATGLNTVTNYENTSVGAEDLCGRYVSQLGFTKQNKISKISRSLAERANNISALAGRSPLSVAAACIYMACQIVGESRSSLPIAKQAGVSDGTVKTAYKHLYAAREQLITKEWFEGGASMEKLTPATAA; this is translated from the coding sequence ATGATGCCCCCTAACGGCAGCGATGCGCCTGCTTTTGAGGAAGACCTCAGTAACATCCTAGTATGCCCTGAGTGCAACATCAGCCCGCCCCACCTAGTCGAGGAGTTCTCCAGCGGTGATACAGTATGCGAAGACTGCGGCATGGTAGTCGGCTCGAGAATCATTGATACGAGATCAGAATGGCGAACTTTTGCAAATGACGACCAAGGAGGCGACGACCCCAGCCGTGTTGGTGGACCGCAGGATGAGTTTGTCGAAGGCCAGCAACTCGCGACGACTGTAGCCTTTTCCGAAACCAAGGCACACAAGGCTCTGTCCAGGACtcaaaacaacaccaaccaagACAAGTCACAGAAGGGTCTCATGCAAGCTTATAAGGAGATTGTTTCCTACTGCGAAGCTATCAACATGGGCACGAACGTATCCAACGCTGCAAAgcacatcttcaagctcgtGGATAAGCACAAGTTCCTCAAAGGAAAGCCCCAAGAGGCCGTCATTGCAGGCTGCATCTTCATTGCGTGCCGGCAGAACAACGTGCCTCGAACCTTCCGTGAAATCTTCAACCTGACTAGCGTGAGCAAGAAGGAAGTCGGTCGAGTTTTCAAGCAACTTCAGAGCTTTCTGCAGAAGCTGCAGGACCAAGACGGCGaagccacaggtctcaacaCAGTCACCAACTACGAGAACACATCAGTGGGTGCCGAGGATCTATGCGGCCGTTATGTGTCTCAGCTTGGCTTCACGAAACAGAACAAAATCTCAAAGATCTCTCGCTCCTTGGCAGAGCGGGCCAACAATATTTCGGCACTCGCAGGACGATCGCCTCTATCCGTTGCCGCAGCATGCATCTACATGGCGTGCCAGATCGTCGGAGAATCGCGCAGCTCACTACCTATAGCCAAGCAGGCGGGTGTCAGCGATGGTACAGTCAAGACTGCTTACAAACACTTGTACGCTGCCCGCGAGCAGCTCATCACGAAGGAGTGGTTCGAGGGAGGGGCTAGCATGGAGAAGCTTACACCGGCTACTGCGGCATAG
- a CDS encoding Asparaginase/glutaminase, with product MGHFAAGFIVYLNLPLSLSSEAGPWLARKKDKRPTVLYWMSKLKTQESQIMMPSFKRLHGRALVATAPVYCSGPAASSTIKMAPSSASWTTCLWRIILSVLAPSTALLQFGSWAASVFGPPVHELYLQPHFSALQKAPIQTGIPFEISTTPEFNCFSPNLPNITIYATGGTIAGSASSADQTTGYQSAALSVQSLIDAVPQLCNVANVRGVQFANTDSIDMSSDMLQALAEQIQADLNSPSTQGAVVTHGTDTLDESAFFLDLTIQSDKPVVVTGSMRPATAISADGPMNLLSSVTLAASQNARGRGVMIAINDRIGSARFTTKVNANHLDAFQAPDSGLLGTFVNIQPVFFYPPSRPLGHHHFKLQSRPPSSALPQVDILYAYQELSVGMFKAAVDLGARGIVLAGLGAGFWTSKGTEEIRRIVRETKIPVIVSRRPEGGFVGPCQAGIGAGFLNPQKARIQLQLALEAKMDNDAIRALFEHAGVH from the coding sequence ATGGGACATTTCGCTGCTGGGTTCATAGTATATCTAAATCTCCCTCTCTCACTTTCCTCAGAGGCTGGACCTTGGCTGGCGAGAAAGAAGGACAAGCGTCCTACGGTATTATACTGGATGTCTAAACTAAAGACTCAAGAATCACAAATCATGATGCCCAGCTTTAAACGGCTTCACGGCCGCGCCTTGGTTGCTACTGCTCCTGTTTACTGCTCTGGACCAGCTGCTTCGTCGACCATCAAGATGGCCCCTTCATCGGCTTCTTGGACAACTTGCCTGTGGCGAATCATCCTGAGTGTGTTGGCCCCTTCAACGGCGCTGCTCCAGTTTGGTTCATGGGCCGCCTCAGTCTTCGGCCCTCCTGTCCATGAGCTGTATCTTCAACCACACTTCTCCGCACTGCAAAAAGCGCCAATACAGACAGGCATCCCGTTTGAAATCTCAACCACCCCTGAGTTCAACTGCTTCAGTCCGAATCTTCCAAATATCACCATCTATGCGACAGGGGGCACTATCGCTGGATCTGCTAGTTCGGCTGACCAAACGACGGGATATCAATCAGCTGCGCTGAGTGTCCAATCCCTCATTGATGCGGTGCCACAGCTGTGCAATGTTGCCAACGTGAGAGGCGTTCAATTCGCCAACACAGACAGTATAGACATGAGTTCAGACATGTTACAGGCGTTGGCGGAGCAAATCCAGGCTGATCTCAACAGTCCATCTACACAAGGCGCTGTTGTGACGCACGGAACCGACACTCTGGATGAGTCGGCTTTCTTCCTTGATCTCACGATCCAGAGCGATAAACCCGTGGTTGTAACGGGTTCTATGCGTCCTGCGACGGCTATAAGCGCTGATGGACCCATGAATTTGCTGTCTTCAGTGACTTTGGCTGCTAGTCAGAACGCCAGAGGCAGGGGAGTCATGATTGCCATCAACGACCGCATCGGATCTGCTCGCTTCACGACAAAGGTGAACGCCAACCATCTCGATGCTTTTCAAGCTCCTGATAGCGGCTTGTTGGGAACATTTGTCAATATCCAGCCTGTCTTCTTTTACCCGCCATCACGGCCTCTGGGCCACCACCATTTCAAATTACAATCCAGACCTCCATCGTCAGCGCTGCCTCAAGTGGACATCCTCTACGCTTACCAGGAGCTCAGCGTTGGCATGTTCAAGGCGGCTGTTGATCTCGGCGCACGAGGCATCGTCCTCGCAGGCCTTGGTGCTGGATTCTGGACTTCCAAGGGCACTGAGGAGATCCGACGCATAGTCCGTGAAACCAAGATTCCCGTGATAGTGAGCCGTCGACCAGAAGGCGGTTTCGTGGGACCCTGTCAGGCAGGAATCGGAGCTGGTTTCCTTAACCCCCAAAAAGCGAGGATCCAGCTCCAACTCGCGCTTGAGGCCAAGATGGACAACGACGCCATCCGGGCTCTTTTTGAGCACGCGGGAGTGCACTAA
- a CDS encoding CoA-transferase family III domain-containing protein: MNLFLAARSLRSKPVNGCAYGVRRYSSAVKTGLPLEGIRVLDMTRVLAGPYCTQILGDLGAEVIKIEHPVRGDDTRAWGPPYAKYKDGSSAKGPGESAYFLGANRNKKSLGLSFQHKEGVEVLHKLAAKCDVLVENYLPGTLKKYSMDYETLRKINPGLIYASITGYGQTGPYSNRAGYDVMVEAEFGLMHITGERDGPPVKVGVAVTDLTTGLYTSNSVMAALLGRAKSGKGQHIDVALSDCQTATLANIASSCLVSGKKDSGRWGTAHPSIVPYKSFETKDGGILFGGGNDRLFGVLCDGLGQPQWKDDARYKTNADRVEHRNDLEAKIEAITKLKTTQEWLEIFEGKGMPYAAINDVQGTLNHEHTKARNMVVEMEHDECGPLKMVNTPIKLSETPPTIRSAPPMLGQHTNEVLLEHLGLNETDITALREKGIVG, encoded by the exons ATGAACTTGTTCCTTGCTGCTCGATCCTTGAGGTCTAAGCCCGTCAATGGCTGTGCGTATGGAGTGCGCCGGTACTCAAGTGCCGTGAAAACCGGACTCCCACTTGAGGGCATTCGGGTGCTGGACATGACCCGGGTTTTGGCGGGT CCTTATTGTACTCAGATTTTGGGCGACCTTGG CGCTGAGGTGATCAAGATCGAGCACCCTGTTCGCGGCGATGATACCAGAGCTTGGGGACCTCCATATGCAAAATACAAGGATGGGTCGTCTGCCAAAGGCCCTGGAGAGTCTGCCTACTTCTTAGGG GCAAATCGGAACAAAAAGTCGTTGGGCTTGTCCTTCCAGCACAAAGAAGGAGTCGAGGTTCTTCATAAACTAGCTGCAAAATGCGACGTCTTGGTCGAGAACTACCTCCCCGGGACTCTAAAGAAGTATTCCATGGACTATGAGACCTTGCGCAAGATTAACCCAGGTCTGATATATGCCTCTATTACGGGCTACGGCCAAACAGGGCCGTATTCCAACCGCGCTGGCTACGACGTCatggttgaagctgaattTGGTCTGATGCATATTACTGGAGAGCGAGATGGACCTCCAGTCAAGGTTGGTGTCGCGGTAACTGACCTGACGACTGGTCTCTACACCAGCAACAGCGTTATGGCGGCGCTTTTGGGACGGGCTAAGTCAGGAAAAGGTCAACATATCGATGTCGCACTGAGTGACTGCCAAACAGCGACATTAGCCAACATCGCCAGCAGCTGTTTGGTGAGTGGAAAGAAGGATTCTGGCCGCTGGGGCACAGCTCATC CTTCCATTGTTCCATACAAGTCTTTCGAGACCAAAGATGGAGGTATTCTGTTTGGTGGAGGCAATGATCGGCTGTTTGGTGTTCTCTGCGATGGTTTAGGTCAACCACAGTGGAAGGACGACGCGCGATACAAAACCAACGCTGATAGAGTCGAACATCGAAACGATCTAGAGGCCAAGATTGAGGCAATCACAAAACTTAAGACAACCCAAGAATGGCTTGAGATCTTCGAGGGCAAGGGTATGCCCTACGCTGCCATCAATGACGTCCAGGGGACGCTCAACCACGAGCATACAAAGGCCCGTAACATGGTTGTCGAGATGGAACACGATGAGTGCGGCCCTCTAAAAATGGTCAACACGCCTATAAAGTTGTCGGAGACTCCTCCAACGATTCGCAGCGCGCCGCCTATGTTGGGTCAGCATACCAATGAAGTGCTACTAGAGCATCTTGGGCTGAATGAAACTGATATTACTGCATTGAGGGAAAAGGGTATTGTCGGATAG
- a CDS encoding asparagine synthase-domain-containing protein, producing the protein MCGIHAIISPSPEQTLSSVSERCLVNRGPDHTGTVRMQLDDLFLTFTSTVLSLRGDHVAKQPLVDHVTESILCWNGEAWGIRGESVQGNDGEAILALLAEASRGAGDVLDILRAIEGPFAFIYLDKPAKRLYYGRDRLGRRSLLVRDGSPFVLSSIAETPVDGWTEVEADGCYTLDLSKGDSPEGLVPGRHDWTADTTLISSIGSFNEDLPRKNFALRQDSRSVQELRSRLVESLRLRVLDVPLPPKAKSTDARVAVLFSGGLDCTVLARLSHDMIPADQCIDLINVAFENPRVAGQFKDLSREELYEKCPDRMTGRNAFAELSRVCPGRAWRFVAVNVPYAENLEHRAEVIRLIYPHNTEMDLSIACALYFAARGQGLGETTADSNPQPYSTTARVLLSGLGADELFGGYGRHGVAYTHRGYGGVVQELKLDVSRLGKRNLGRDDRVMAHWGREVRFPYLDEHFVKWAIESPVWEKCDFETPGGEGNLDAEKRVLRLVAQSLGMSSVSKEKKRAIQFGARTAKMESGKVKGTTVLST; encoded by the exons ATGTGCGGAATCCATGCTATTATATCCCCAAGCCCCGAACAAACACTCTCATCCGTGTCAGAGCGATGTTTGGTAAATAGAGGACCAGATCATACAGGGACTGTCAGGATGCAGCTTGATGATCTATTCCTGACTTTTACATCAACCGTGTTATCACTGCGAGGTGATCACGTTGCAAAGCAGCCGCTTGTGGATCATGTGACTGAATCTATTCTATGCTGGAATGGAGAGGCCTGGGGTATTCGAGGGGAATCTGTACAGGGTAACGATGGTGAAGCTATTCTTGCCCTCCTGGCCGAGGCAAGTCGTGGCGCAGGAGATGTCCTGGACATCTTACGGGCCATCGAAGGGCCTTTCGCGTTTATTTACCTGGATAAACCTGCCAAGCGGCTTTACTACGGACGAGATCGACTAGGCCGCCGATCGTTGTTGGTCAGAGATGGCTCTCCATTTGTTCTGTCAAGTATCGCCGAGACGCCGGTCGATGGATGGACCGAGGTCGAGGCTGATGGATGCTATACTCTGGATCTCTCCAAGGGCGACTCGCCTGAAGGATTAGTGCCAGGCCGGCACGATTGGACTGCCGATACTACTTTG ATATCGAGCATCGGTAGTTTTAACGAAGATCTCCCACGGAAGAATTTTGCCCTTCGACAAGATTCAAGATCTGTGCAAGAGCTGCGTTCTCGCTTAGTCGAATCTCTTCGACTGCGAGTTCTAGACGTGCCACTACCTCCAAAAGCCAAATCTACGGATGCGAGAGTTGCAGTGCTATTTTCAGGTGGCCTTGACTGTACTGTGCTTGCGAGGCTGTCTCATGACATGATTCCTGCGGATCAGTGTATTGACCTAATCAATGTCGCGTTTGAGAACCCCAGAGTTGCAGGGCAATTTAAGGACCTGTCCCGAGAGGAGCTTTATGAGAAGTGTCCGGATCGAATGACAGGGAGAAATGCGTTTGCAGAGCTTAGCCGTGTCTGTCCTGGCAGGGCATGGCGGTTCGTGGCG GTGAACGTGCCGTATGCTGAGAATCTCGAGCACAGAGCTGAAGTCATTCGTCTTATCTATCCTCATAACACAGAGATGGATCTGTCCATTGCGTGTGCTTTATACTTTGCTGCAAGAGGACAAGGACTTGGCGAAACAACCGCCGACTCAAATCCACAGCCTTATAGCACGACAGCGCGAGTATTGCTTTCCGGTCTGGGTGCCGATGAGCTGTTTGGTGGATATGGTCGGCACGGCGTGGCTTACACGCATCGTGGCTACGGCGGAGTTGTACAGGAGCTGAAGCTCGACGTCAGTCGGCTTGGAAAGAGAAATCTTGGCCGAGATGACCGTGTTATGGCACACTGGGGTCGAGAAGTGAGGTTTCCCTATCTGGATGAGCATTTTGTCAAGTGGGCAATCGAGTCTCCTGTGTGGGAGAAGTGTGATTTCGAAACACCTGGTGGCGAAGGGAATCTCGACGCCGAGAAACGAGTGTTGCGGCTGGTGGCTCAATCACTTGGCATGAGCTCTGTTtcaaaggagaagaagcgagct ATACAATTCGGGGCGAGAACTGCCAAGATGGAGAGTGGAAAGGTTAAAGGGACGACAGTGCTTTCAACTTGA
- a CDS encoding glycosyl transferase, which yields MASQSQDDGQNALPPVNIKPLLTKLWPNESAVSPQEIAEAISHFFTNQVTEAQTASLLMALHFTKLDFRADVLAECARVMREAAASIPVEELKEVIERRGRKEGDYNGGLCDIVGTGGDGHDTFNISTTSSILASALLMVSKHGNKASTSKSGSADLVACMKPQPPIISAIRPSTLVKAYSETNYTFLFAPVFHTGMRYVAPIRKQLPWRTVFNNLGPLANPVEDVLEARVIGVGRRDLGPAFAEALCMAGFKKALIICGEEELDEVSCAGNTLCWRVNETSAGRLEVEHFTVHPSDFGLSTHPLDTVSSGKEPSENAEILSRILHNELPDDDPILEFVLLNTAALLVTSGICESDTSNMGEGDDGKVITERGPGGQRWKEGIRRARWALKSGEAWRQWEKFVKVTNEIGA from the exons ATGGCATCTCAATCCCAAGATGATGGGCAAAATGCCCTCCCACCTGTCAATATCAAGCCTCTTCTGACCAAGCTCTGGCCTAACGAGTCTGCTGTCTCTCCTCAGGAGATTGCCGAGGCGATCTCTCACTTTTTCACAAATCAGGTCACTGAGGCTCAAACAGCTTCTCTTCTCATGGCATTGCATTTCACAAAGCTTGATTTCAGAGCTGATGTTTTGGCTGAGTGCGCGCGTGTCATGCGAGAGGCCGCTGCATCTATTCCTGTAGAGGAGCTGAAGGAAGTTATCGAACGAAGAGGGCGAAAGGAGGGGGATTACAACGGTGGATTG TGTGACATTGTTGGAACTGGAGGTGATGGCCATGATaccttcaacatcagcaccacCTCATCCATCCTGGCCTCAGCCTTGCTCATGGTTTCCAAGCACGGTAACAAAGCCAGCACCTCAAAGTCTGGCAGTGCTGACTTGGTCGCTTGTATGAAGCCTCAGCCTCCCATCATCAGCGCCATCCGGCCTAGCACTTTGGTCAAGGCCTACTCTGAGACTAACTACACTTTTCTGTTTGCCCCTGTGTTCCACACTGGTATGCGCTACGTCGCACCCATCCGCAAGCAACTGCCCTGGAGGACAGTTTTCAACAATCTCGGCCCCTTGGCCAACCCTGTTGAAGATGTGCTCGAAGCCCGTGTCATTGGTGTTGGCCGAAGGGATCTTGGTCCGGCCTTCGCTGAGGCGCTGTGCATGGCTGGTTTCAAAAAGgctctcatcatctgtggcgaagaagaacttgatgaagTCAGCTGCGCTGGCAACACTCTGTGCTGGAGGGTCAACGAGACCAGTGCTGGAAGGCTCGAGGTTGAGCACTTCACCGTGCACCCGAGCGACTTTGGTCTGAGCACCCATCCCTTGGATACAGTGTCATCTGGTAAAGAACCCTCCGAGAATGCAGAGATCTTGTCTCGAATTCTGCACAATGAGTTGCCTGACGATGACCCGATTCTTGAGTTTGTTCTCCTCAACACTGCGGCTTTGCTCGTCACATCAGGTATCTGCGAGTCTGATACCAGCAACATGGGTGAGGGGGATGACGGCAAGGTCATCACTGAGCGCGGCCCTGGTGGGCAGCGCTGGAAAGAGGGTATCCGAAGAGCTCGCTGGGCCCTCAAGAGCGGCGAGGCCTGGAGACAGTGGGAAAAGTTTGTCAAGGTCACAAATGAAATCGGCGCTTAA